A part of Clarias gariepinus isolate MV-2021 ecotype Netherlands chromosome 14, CGAR_prim_01v2, whole genome shotgun sequence genomic DNA contains:
- the dnajb12b gene encoding dnaJ homolog subfamily B member 12b translates to MEVNKDEAERCIDIAIEALKSDDVDKAKRFLEKAQRLFPTDKADALLESLQQNGHAPTHSGSAGDSDGQEENRTGAKNHSAAEEKRSESAKAYTTEQVAAVKRIKQCKNYYEILGVQKDASDDDLKKAYRKLALKFHPDKNHAPGATEAFKAIGNAYAVLSNVEKRRHYDQYGEVKSCAATRRRSERDFQPDISPEDLFNMFFGGGFPSSHFSHQRGARREERGGGLGFFIQIMPILILVLVSTLSQMMVTEPPYSLSYRPSVGHTQKRVTETLRVPYYVSERFSKEYSGLNLRQVERSVEDDYISNLRNNCWKEKQQKEGLLYRARYFGDTDLYQRAQKMATPSCSRLADVQTYVH, encoded by the exons ATGGAAGTAAACAAGGATGAAGCTGAACGGTGCATCGATATCGCAATCGAAGCGTTAAAGAGTGACGATGTTGATAAAGCGAAACGGTTTTTAGAGAAAGCACAGAGACTGTTTCCGACGGACAAGGCGGACG CATTATTGGAGTCTCTGCAGCAGAATGGACACGCGCCCACTCACAGCGGTTCTGCAGGAGACAGCGATGGTCAAGAGGAAAACCGGACTGGTGCTAAAAATCACagtgctgcagaggagaagagaTCCGAATCAGCCAAAGCATACACTACAGAACAAGTAGCTGCTGTGAAAAG gataaaacaatgtaaaaactACTACGAGATTCTGGGGGTGCAGAAAGACGCATCAGACGATGATCTCAAAAAGGCATATAGGAAACTGGCGCTGAAGTTTCACCCTGATAAGAACCACGCACCTGGTGCAACAGAAGCCTTTAAAG CTATCGGAAACGCGTACGCCGTCTTGTCCAACGTGGAGAAAAGGCGTCACTACGATCAGTACGGCGAGGTGAAAAGCTGCGCTGCCACCCGACGGCGCTCAGAGCGAGACTTCCAGCCTGATATCTCCCCAGAGGATCTGTTTAACATGTTCTTCGGAGGAGGCTTTCCCTCTA GTCATTTCAGCCATCAGCGTGGCGCAAGAAGGGAAGAAAGAGGT ggTGGCCTGGGTTTTTTCATCCAGATCATGCCCATCCTCATCCTTGTACTCGTGTCCACTCTTAGTCAGATGATGGTGACTGAACCTCCTTATAGTCTCAGCTACAGACC TTCTGTAGGTCACACGCAGAAGCGGGTAACTGAGACCCTGCGCGTGCCGTACTACGTGAGCGAGCGCTTCAGTAAGGAGTACAGCGGCTTGAATCTGAGGCAGGTGGAGCGCAGCGTAGAGGATGACTACATCTCCAATCTCCGCAACAACTGCTGGaaggaaaaacaacaaa AGGAGGGTTTGCTGTACCGTGCACGCTATTTTGGTGACACTGACCTATATCAGAGAGCTCAGAAAATGGCCACGCCCAGCTGCTCCAGACTGGCCGACGTTCAGACTTATGTCCACTGA